One stretch of Streptomyces sp. R21 DNA includes these proteins:
- a CDS encoding PrsW family intramembrane metalloprotease: protein MTQSPPPGAPRARIPGPQQPPAPYPRIRAGLWRQCLGGGLALWVLTAAVTYATKNTTLLPTLILLGGFLVPVTFVLWAYERHGRDLGVHLILGCFLVGGTLGVLGASVMEYYLLHPSLGMYVGVGLIEEAAKLGALMFVLRRQTRIRGLRAGLVLGATVGFGFAALESSGYAFNAAVSMKGVDLRALLETEILRGVLAPFGHGLWTAISGAVLLAYRRPNGRFRLAAPVLATYLGVSLLHALWDSTHGIAIWLVARLAGAGLDRNLFAQGYIPTPSDEQEHLFTMFSVGGLVLVSLAGVAWVRSLARRDPSWRNTP from the coding sequence GTGACCCAGTCTCCGCCGCCCGGCGCGCCCCGAGCCCGCATTCCCGGACCGCAGCAGCCCCCGGCGCCGTACCCCCGGATCCGTGCCGGACTGTGGCGGCAGTGCCTGGGCGGCGGGCTCGCGCTCTGGGTGCTGACCGCGGCCGTCACGTACGCGACGAAGAACACGACCCTCCTGCCGACGCTGATCCTGCTCGGCGGCTTCCTGGTCCCGGTCACCTTCGTGCTGTGGGCGTACGAGCGGCACGGCCGCGATCTGGGCGTGCATCTGATCCTCGGCTGCTTCCTGGTCGGCGGGACGCTGGGGGTGCTGGGCGCGTCGGTGATGGAGTACTACCTGCTGCATCCCTCGCTGGGGATGTACGTCGGCGTCGGGCTGATCGAGGAGGCGGCGAAGCTCGGGGCGCTGATGTTCGTGCTGCGCCGGCAGACCCGCATCCGGGGGCTGCGGGCGGGGCTGGTGCTCGGCGCGACCGTCGGGTTCGGCTTCGCGGCGCTGGAGAGTTCCGGGTACGCGTTCAACGCGGCCGTCTCGATGAAGGGCGTGGACCTGCGCGCGCTCCTGGAGACCGAGATCCTGCGCGGGGTGCTCGCCCCCTTCGGGCACGGTCTGTGGACCGCGATCTCGGGTGCCGTCCTGCTGGCGTACCGCCGCCCGAACGGGCGCTTCCGCCTCGCCGCGCCGGTCCTCGCCACCTACCTGGGCGTCTCACTGCTGCACGCTCTGTGGGACTCGACGCACGGCATCGCGATCTGGCTGGTGGCGCGGCTGGCCGGCGCGGGGCTCGACCGGAACCTCTTCGCGCAGGGCTACATCCCGACGCCGTCCGACGAGCAGGAACACCTCTTCACGATGTTCTCGGTGGGCGGGCTGGTCCTCGTCTCACTGGCCGGGGTGGCCTGGGTGCGGTCGCTGGCCCGCCGCGACCCCTCTTGGAGAAATACCCCCTAG